The following proteins are encoded in a genomic region of Nicotiana sylvestris chromosome 4, ASM39365v2, whole genome shotgun sequence:
- the LOC138889929 gene encoding uncharacterized mitochondrial protein AtMg00810-like translates to MVTVRTIIALAARHGWLIYQMDVHNAFLQGDLLEEVYMTIPPGFFSYHCKAGGVFIFYDLLVTSSDVKLIDKTRVDLQKFFKIKDLGELKFFLGIEFARSSKGIYMSQRKYALELVAELGLEGSKPASTPLEVNQKLTTVEFDKATTPAADNDPVLRDTSVYQRLVGRLLYLTMTRPDISYAVQTHSQFMHAPKQSHLDVVTRVVRYIKTAPGQGLLLPAEGDGQLLVYCDAYWGACLHTRRSVTGYIVFYGDALISWKWKKQETVARSSTEVEFRRMASAAAEIVWLTGLFNELGFKIKRPVTLMCDSKAAIQIAANPIFHERIKHIDIDCHFIMEKVKVGSIKTVHVNTKEQVQTF, encoded by the exons ATGGTCACAGTCAGGACCATCATTGCCCTAGCTGCTCGTCATGGTTGGCTTATCTACCAAATGGATGTTCATAATGCCTTCCTTCAGGGTGATCTCTTGGAAGAAGTGTACATGACTATTCCTCCTGGCTTTTTCTCATACCACTGCAAGGCAGGGGGAGTATTCATCTTCT ATGACTTGTTAGTCACTAGTAGTGATGTTAAGTTGATTGACAAAACTAGAGTAGATTTACAGAAGTTCTTCAAAATAAAAGACCTAGGGGAACTGAAGTTCTTCCTTGGGATTGAATTTGCAAGATCCTCTAAAGGCATATATATGAGCCAAAGAAAATATGCTTTAGAGTTGGTAGCTGAACTTGGCCTAGAAGGATCAAAACCAGCTAGTACTCCTCTAGAAGTCAATCAGAAGTTAACTACTGTGGAGTTTGACAAAGCAACAACACCTGCTGCTGATAATGATCCGGTTTTAAGAGATACAAGTGTATATCAAAGGCTTGTTGGTAGACTGTTGTACTTGACAATGACTCGACCAGATATCTCTTATGCTGTGCAAACACATAGTCAATTCATGCATGCTCCAAAACAATCACATCTAGATGTTGTCACCAGAGTGGTGAGGTATATTAAGACTGCTCCAGGCCAAGGTCTGTTATTACCAGCAGAAGGAGATGGACAACTattagtatattgtgatgcatattGGGGTGCATGTTTGCACACAAGAAGGTCTGTTACGGGCTATATAGTATTCTATGGTGATGCCTTAATTTCTTGGAAGTGGAAGAAACAAGAAACTGTTGCAAGAAGCTCCACAGAAGTAGAATTTCGACGCATGGCTTCAGCAGCGGCAGAGATAGTATGGCTGACAGGCTTATTCAATGAATTAGGCTTTAAGATTAAAAGACCAGTCACATTGATGTGTGATAGTAAGGCAGCAATACAAATTGCAGCCAATCCTATATTCCATGAGCGTATAAAACACATAGACATCGATTGTCATTTTATTATGGAAAAGGTGAAAGTTGGATCTATCAAAACTGTGCATGTCAACACTAAGGAGCAGGTGCAGACATTTTAA